A section of the Oryza sativa Japonica Group chromosome 1, ASM3414082v1 genome encodes:
- the LOC112937611 gene encoding GRAS family protein RAD1, whose protein sequence is MYLEFRGINRGLESLHIDDLGVDADEAVAINSVLELHSVVKESRGALNSVLQTIRKLSPRAFVLVEQDAGHNAPFFLGRFMEALHYYAALFDALDAALPRYDARRARVEQFHFGAEIRNVVGCEGAARVERHERADQWRRRMSRAGFQSVPIKMAAKAREWLDENAGGDGYTVADEKVCLVLGWKGKPVIAASCWKC, encoded by the coding sequence ATGTACCTCGAGTTCAGAGGAATCAACCGTGGCCTCGAGAGCCTCCACATCGACGACCtcggcgtcgacgccgacgaggccgtCGCCATCAACAGTGTCCTGGAGCTCCACTCCGTGGTGAAGGAGAGCCGCGGGGCGCTCAACTCGGTGCTCCAGACCATCCGCAAGCTGTCGCCCAGGGCGTTCGTGCTCGTCGAGCAGGACGCCGGCCACAACGCGCCATTCTTCCTCGGCCGGTTCATGGAGGCGCTGCACTACTACGCCGCGCTGTTCGACGCGCTCGACGCGGCGCTCCCGCGCTACGACGCGCGGCGGGCGCGCGTCGAGCAGTTCCACTTCGGCGCGGAGATCCGCAACGTGGTCGGGTGCGAGGGCGCGGCGCGCGTGGAGCGGCACGAGCGCGCGGACCAGTGGCGCCGCCGCATGAGCCGCGCGGGGTTCCAGTCGGTGCCGATCAAGATGGCGGCCAAGGCGCGGGAGTGGCTGGACGAGAACGCCGGTGGCGACGGGTACACGGTGGCGGACGAGAAGGTCTGCCTGGTTCTTGGCTGGAAGGGGAAGCCGGTCATCGCCGCCTCGTGCTGGAAATGCTAG
- the LOC4325018 gene encoding uncharacterized protein: MPLALAQLQDIGDRITDRLRPWSRSAEFWVRAADIYTSYKVCQLRAGFVKDEEEREAMWEQQHELGAQKMYSLCSELGGLFLKAAQILGKPDLAPMAWVKRLVTLCDNAPATPIDVVRDVVEKQFGKSFDDIFECFDVEPVGSASIAQVHRARLKLSKTDVAVKVQHPGAEKLMMVDIRNMQAFALFLQKYDINFDLYSATKEMEKQICYEFDFVREAKAMERIREFLRVTNKKKPPVIVPRVIPEMVSREVLVMEFIEGTPIMNLGNEMAKRGIDPGGKIATMAKQKILTDLTLAYGQMILKDGFFHADPHPGNILICKNTEVALLDYGQVKAMPEDLRLAYANLVIAMADDDFLRTKESFREIGIETWSIADNELEELFQLSLRMFDTRLPPGVTAMSPFAEDSSLNKVGVQSFPEELFSVLRTIQLLRGLTVGMGLRFSCAQQWKPIAEEALLKSGRLKAARSRRPRRSFVRRLFSSDNENQGT; encoded by the exons aTGCCGCTGGCGCTGGCGCAGCTGCAGGACATCGGGGACCGCATCACCGACCGCCTCCGCCCGTGGAGCCGCTCCGCGGAGTTCTGGGTCCGCGCTGCCGACATCTACACCAGCTACAAG GTGTGCCAGCTGCGCGCGGGGTTCGTCAAGgatgaggaggagcgggaggccaTGTGGGAGCAGCAGCACGAGCTTGGTGCCCAGaagatgtactccctctgcTCCGAGCTCGGCGGCCTCTTCCTCAAG GCTGCACAAATTCTGGGAAAGCCCGATTTGGCGCCAATGGCTTGGGTGAAAAGGCTTGTAACCTTGTGTGACAATGCTCCAGCCACGCCCATTGATGTAGTTAGAGATGTTGTGGAGAAACAGTTTGGCAAGAGCTTTGATGACATATTTGAATGCTTTGATGTTGAGCCTGTTGGGTCTGCTTCCATTGCACAG GTGCACCGAGCAAGGCTTAAACTATCAAAAACAGATGTTGCTGTCAAG GTTCAACATCCAGGAGCTGAAAAACTGATGATGGTTGACATCCGGAACATGCAAGCATTTGCATTGTTCTTGCAGAAGTATGATATCAATTTTGACCTGTACTCTGCGACAAAGGAGATGGAAAAGCAG ATATGCTATGAGTTTGACTTTGTGCGCGAAGCAAAGGCGATGGAAAGAATACGAGAATTCTTACGCGTGACCAACAAGAAAAAGCCTCCAGTTATAGTGCCTCGTGTGATTCCTGAAATGGTTAGCAG GGAGGTTTTGGTAATGGAGTTCATTGAAGGGACACCAATAATGAATCTTGGCAATGAAATGGCTAAAAGGGGCATTGATCCTGGTGGTAAGATTGCAACAATGGCAAAGCA GAAAATTTTAACAGATCTTACACTTGCCTATGGTCAAATGATTTTGAAGGATGGTTTTTTCCATGCAGATCCACACCCAGGAAACATCCTTATCTGCAAGAACACAGAG GTAGCTTTGCTTGATTATGGACAAGTGAAAGCAATGCCAGAGGATTTACGACTTGCTTATGCAAATCTTGTAATTGCAATGGCTGATGATGATTTTTTGAGGACTAAAGAAAGTTTCAG GGAGATTGGTATTGAAACATGGAGTATAGCTGATAATGAGCTAGAAGAATTATTTCAATTATCCCTTAGAATGTTTGATACTAGATTACCACCAGGAGTAACTGCTATGTCACCCTTCGCCGAGGATTCTTCACTAAATAAAGTTGGAGTGCAG AGCTTCCCTGAAGAGCTATTTTCAGTGCTTCGAACTATACAACTTTTACGTGGGTTGACTGTTGGGATGGGCCTCAGATTCTCATGTGCTCAGCAATGGAAGCCTATTGCCGAGGAAGCTTTGTTGAAGTCTGGGAGACTAAAAG CTGCAAGATCAAGAAGGCCGCGGAGAAGTTTTGTCAGGAGACTGTTTTCGAGTGACAACGAGAACCAAGGAACATGA
- the LOC107281671 gene encoding GRAS family protein RAD1, with protein sequence MNMGMSPEPCNSISDCSQQQSHHLTLTQQQDSTIICTNQELDYYYRFYDVDEAAFDGNEVELVSRFSKVTRMDHMISSPYQPTWSPAQAAVDVVGSSETSRVRKKRFWDVLESCKQKVEAMEAMDTPATATFRVGAGDGGGGGGGGAGGGGGGADGMRLVQLLVACAEAVACRDRAQAAALLRELQAGAPVHGTAFQRVASCFVQGLADRLPLAHPPALGPASMAFCIPPSSCAGRDGARGEALALAYELCPYLRFAHFVANACMLEAFEGESNVHVVDLGMTLGLDRGHQWRGLLDGLAARASGKPARVRVTGVGARMDTMRAIGRELEAYAEGLGMYLEFRGINRGLESLHIDDLGVDADEAVAINSVLELHSVVKESRGALNSVLQTIRKLSPRAFVLVEQDAGHNGPFFLGRFMEALHYYAALFDALDAALPRYDARRARVEQFHFGAEIRNVVGCEGAARVERHERADQWRRRMSRAGFQSVPIKMAAKAREWLDENAGGGGYTVAEEKGCLVLGWKGKPVIAASCWKC encoded by the coding sequence ATGAACATGGGCATGTCCCCTGAGCCATGCAACTCCATCTCAGACTGTTCCCAGCAGCAGAGCCATCATCTGACTCTGACACAGCAACAAGATTCAACGATTATTTGTACTAATCAAGAACTTGATTATTACTACCGATTCTACGACGTGGACGAAGCGGCGTTTGATGGCAACGAGGTAGAGCTCGTCTCCAGGTTCTCCAAGGTCACCAGGATGGACCACATGATCAGCTCGCCGTATCAGCCGACGTGGTCGCCGGCACaggccgccgtcgacgtcgtcgggTCGTCGGAGACGTCGCGCGTCAGGAAGAAGAGGTTCTGGGACGTTCTTGAGAGTTGCAAGCAGAAGGTCGAGGCCATGGAGGCTATGGAcacaccggcgacggcgacgttcCGGGTCGGtgccggtgatggcggcggcggcggcgggggtggcgcaggaggaggaggaggaggagctgacgggATGCGTCTCGTGCAGCTGCTGGTCGCCTGCGCCGAGGCGGTGGCGTGCCGCGACcgcgcgcaggcggcggcgctgctgcgcGAGCTGCAGGCCGGCGCGCCCGTGCACGGCACGGCGTTCCAGCGCGTCGCGTCGTGCTTCGTGCAGGGGCTCGCGGACCGGCTGCCGCTGGCGCACCCGCCGGCGCTGGGGCCAGCGAGCATGGCGTTCTGCatcccgccgtcgtcgtgcgcggggcgcgacggcgcgcgcggcgaggcgctCGCGCTGGCCTACGAGCTGTGCCCGTACCTGCGGTTCGCGCACTTCGTGGCGAACGCGTGCATGCTGGAAGCCTTCGAGGGAGAGAGCAACGTCCACGTGGTCGATCTCGGCATGACGCTGGGCCTCGACCGTGGCCACCAGTGGCGCGGCCTCCTCGacggcctcgccgcccgcgccaGCGGCAAGCCGGCGCGCGTGCGGGTCACCGGCGTCGGCGCGCGCATGGACACCATGAGAGCGATCGGGCGGGAGCTCGAGGCGTACGCGGAGGGGTTAGGGATGTACCTCGAGTTCAGAGGCATCAACCGTGGCCTCGAGAGCCTCCACATCGACGACCtcggcgtcgacgccgacgaggccgtCGCCATCAACAGTGTCCTGGAGCTCCACTCCGTGGTGAAGGAGAGCCGCGGGGCGCTCAACTCGGTGCTCCAGACCATCCGCAAGCTGTCGCCCAGGGCGTTCGTGCTCGTCGAGCAGGACGCCGGCCACAACGGGCCATTCTTCCTCGGCCGGTTCATGGAGGCGCTGCACTACTACGCCGCGCTGTTCGACGCGCTCGACGCGGCGCTCCCGCGCTACGACGCGCGGCGGGCGCGCGTCGAGCAGTTCCACTTCGGCGCGGAGATCCGCAACGTGGTCGGGTGCGAGGGCGCGGCGCGCGTGGAGCGGCACGAGCGCGCCGACCAGTGGCGCCGCCGCATGAGCCGCGCGGGGTTCCAGTCGGTGCCGATCAAGATGGCGGCCAAGGCGCGGGAGTGGCTGGACGagaacgccggcggcggcgggtacaCGGTGGCGGAGGAGAAAGGCTGCCTCGTGCTCGGCTGGAAGGGGAAGCCGGTCATCGCCGCCTCGTGCTGGAAATGCTAG